In Nocardia asteroides, a single genomic region encodes these proteins:
- a CDS encoding ABC-F family ATP-binding cassette domain-containing protein, with protein MITATDLEVRAGVRTLLTAPGSALRVQNGDRIGLVGRNGAGKTTTLRILAGEGEPYAGTVIRSGDVGYLPQDPREGDLDVLARDRVLSARGLDTLIRQMEKQQALMAEVADDAERDRAVRKYGRLEERFSALGGYVAESEAARICSSLGLPDRVLGQSLRTLSGGQRRRIELARILFAASDGSGGRSDTVLLLDEPTNHLDADSITWLRGFLQSHDGGLIVISHDVDLLADVVNKVWFLDAVRGEADIYNMGWQKYLDARATDEQRRRRERANAEKKASALRVQAAKLGAKATKATAAQQMAKRADRLLAELDDVRVADKVARIKFPEPAACGKTPLMASNLTKMYGSLEIFTGVDLAIDRGSRVVVLGLNGAGKTTLLRLLAGVEQPSAGQLDPGHGLKVGYFAQEHDTLDDRASVWENIRHAAPDAGEQELRSLLGAFMFTGPQLEQPAGTLSGGEKTRLALAGLVSSAANVLLLDEPTNNLDPISREQVLDALRTYAGAVVLVTHDPGAAEALNPERVILLPDGTEDHWSAEYLELIQLA; from the coding sequence GTGATCACCGCGACCGACCTGGAGGTCCGGGCCGGAGTCCGCACCCTGCTCACCGCGCCCGGCTCGGCGCTGCGGGTGCAGAACGGCGACCGGATCGGACTGGTCGGCCGGAACGGCGCGGGGAAGACCACCACGCTGCGCATCCTGGCCGGCGAGGGCGAGCCCTATGCGGGGACGGTGATCCGCTCGGGTGACGTCGGTTACCTCCCGCAGGATCCGCGCGAGGGCGATCTGGACGTGCTGGCCAGGGACCGGGTGCTCTCCGCGCGCGGCCTGGACACGCTGATCCGGCAGATGGAGAAGCAGCAGGCGCTGATGGCCGAGGTCGCCGACGACGCCGAGCGCGACCGCGCGGTGCGCAAGTACGGCCGGCTGGAGGAGCGGTTCTCCGCACTCGGCGGGTACGTCGCGGAGAGCGAGGCGGCCCGGATCTGCAGCAGCCTCGGGTTGCCCGACCGGGTGCTCGGGCAGTCGCTGCGCACGCTCTCCGGCGGTCAGCGCCGCCGCATCGAGCTGGCCCGGATCCTCTTCGCCGCCTCCGACGGCAGCGGCGGCCGCTCCGACACGGTGCTGCTGCTCGACGAGCCGACCAACCACCTGGACGCCGACTCGATCACCTGGCTGCGCGGCTTCCTGCAGAGCCACGACGGCGGGCTCATCGTGATCAGCCACGACGTCGACCTGCTCGCCGACGTGGTGAACAAGGTGTGGTTCCTTGACGCGGTGCGCGGCGAGGCCGACATCTACAACATGGGCTGGCAGAAGTACCTGGACGCGCGCGCCACCGACGAGCAGCGCCGCCGCCGCGAGCGCGCCAACGCCGAGAAGAAGGCCTCCGCGCTGCGCGTGCAGGCCGCCAAGCTCGGCGCCAAGGCCACCAAAGCCACTGCCGCGCAGCAGATGGCGAAGCGCGCCGATCGGCTACTCGCCGAGCTGGACGACGTGCGGGTGGCCGACAAGGTCGCCAGGATCAAGTTCCCCGAGCCCGCCGCCTGCGGCAAGACCCCGCTCATGGCGTCGAACCTGACCAAGATGTACGGCTCGCTGGAGATCTTCACCGGCGTCGACCTGGCCATCGACCGCGGCAGCCGGGTGGTGGTGCTCGGGCTGAACGGCGCGGGCAAGACCACGCTGCTGCGGCTGCTGGCCGGGGTCGAGCAGCCGAGCGCCGGGCAGCTGGACCCGGGGCACGGGCTCAAGGTCGGCTACTTCGCCCAGGAGCACGACACCCTGGACGACCGCGCCTCGGTGTGGGAGAACATCAGGCACGCCGCGCCGGACGCGGGCGAGCAGGAGCTGCGCAGCCTGCTCGGCGCCTTCATGTTCACCGGGCCGCAGCTGGAGCAGCCCGCGGGCACGCTCTCCGGCGGCGAGAAGACCAGGCTGGCGCTGGCCGGGCTGGTGTCGTCGGCGGCGAACGTGCTGCTGCTCGACGAGCCGACGAACAACCTGGACCCGATCTCCCGCGAGCAGGTGCTCGACGCGCTGCGCACCTACGCGGGCGCCGTGGTGCTGGTGACGCACGACCCGGGCGCGGCCGAGGCGCTCAATCCGGAGCGGGTGATCCTGCTCCCGGACGGCACCGAGGACCACTGGTCGGCCGAATATCTGGAATTGATTCAGCTCGCGTGA
- a CDS encoding cupin domain-containing protein — protein MRLLIDADETGGAPSTLEVTMPRGADGAAPHYHTRSDELFYIAEGELQVLAGDRIVTVEAGGSVLVPRRMPHAFGAAPGSAARILIALVPGVRRFEYFRLLERISRGESDFAELAASQEEYDNHFVDAPAWWRERTANRR, from the coding sequence ATGCGGCTGCTCATCGACGCCGACGAGACCGGCGGCGCCCCGAGCACGCTCGAGGTCACCATGCCGCGCGGCGCCGACGGCGCGGCGCCGCACTACCACACCCGCTCCGACGAGCTCTTCTACATCGCCGAGGGCGAACTCCAGGTGCTGGCGGGCGACCGCATCGTCACCGTCGAGGCCGGCGGTTCGGTGCTGGTGCCGCGGCGCATGCCGCACGCCTTCGGCGCCGCACCCGGGAGCGCCGCCCGGATCCTGATCGCGCTGGTCCCCGGCGTCCGCCGCTTCGAGTACTTCCGGCTGCTGGAGCGCATCTCCCGCGGCGAGTCCGACTTCGCGGAGCTGGCCGCGAGCCAGGAGGAGTACGACAACCACTTCGTCGACGCCCCCGCCTGGTGGCGCGAGCGCACCGCCAATCGCCGTTGA
- a CDS encoding MarR family winged helix-turn-helix transcriptional regulator, which translates to MVEPDAVDAIEAQWRRERPDLDLAAMAIIGRLSRVAAVLAREIEVVFTAHGLQRGEFDVLAALRRSGEPFALNPSALADTLMLSRAGMTGRLDRLEQAGLVRRGADAADRRAIKVALTEQGRALVDRAVRAHTENETRLLAVLPAADRRELDRIARALLAGLAAGD; encoded by the coding sequence ATGGTGGAGCCGGACGCGGTCGACGCGATCGAAGCGCAGTGGCGGCGGGAGCGGCCGGACCTGGACCTGGCGGCGATGGCGATCATCGGCAGGCTGAGCCGGGTGGCGGCGGTGCTCGCGCGCGAGATCGAGGTGGTCTTCACCGCGCACGGGCTGCAGCGCGGGGAGTTCGACGTGCTGGCTGCGCTGCGGCGCTCGGGCGAGCCCTTCGCGCTGAACCCCTCCGCGCTGGCCGACACGCTCATGCTCTCCAGGGCCGGGATGACCGGGCGGCTGGACCGGCTGGAGCAGGCCGGGCTGGTGCGCCGCGGCGCCGACGCGGCCGATCGGCGCGCGATCAAGGTGGCGCTCACCGAGCAGGGGCGCGCGCTGGTGGACCGGGCGGTGCGCGCGCACACCGAGAACGAGACCAGGCTGCTCGCGGTGCTCCCGGCGGCGGACCGCCGGGAGCTGGACCGGATCGCGCGCGCCCTGCTGGCCGGGCTGGCGGCCGGAGACTAG
- a CDS encoding TetR/AcrR family transcriptional regulator yields the protein MPKVSDDHLAARRSQILDGARRCFAEYGYDGATVRRLEDEIGLSRGAIFHHFRDKDALFLALAQEDAERMADVAANQGIVQVMRDMLAHPEEFNWLGTRLEIARRLRTDPEFRAGWSQRSAELTAATLARLERRKAAGALRDDVPTDVLLGYLDLVLDGLIARIASGHTNENLSAVLDLVEASVRRRA from the coding sequence ATGCCCAAGGTCAGCGATGACCACCTCGCCGCGCGCCGCAGCCAGATCCTGGACGGCGCCCGGCGCTGCTTCGCCGAGTACGGCTACGACGGCGCCACCGTGCGCCGCCTGGAGGACGAGATCGGGCTCTCCCGCGGCGCGATCTTCCACCACTTCCGGGACAAGGACGCGCTCTTCCTCGCACTCGCCCAGGAGGACGCCGAGCGGATGGCCGATGTCGCCGCCAACCAGGGCATCGTCCAGGTCATGCGGGACATGCTCGCGCACCCGGAGGAGTTCAACTGGCTCGGCACCCGGCTGGAGATCGCGCGCAGGCTGCGCACCGACCCCGAGTTCAGGGCGGGCTGGAGCCAGCGCTCGGCGGAGCTCACCGCGGCCACCCTGGCCCGGCTCGAGCGCCGCAAGGCGGCGGGCGCGCTGCGTGACGACGTGCCCACCGACGTCCTGCTCGGCTACCTCGACCTGGTGCTCGACGGGCTGATCGCCCGGATCGCCTCCGGGCACACCAACGAGAATCTGTCCGCGGTGCTCGACTTGGTCGAGGCCTCGGTCCGGCGCCGGGCCTAG
- a CDS encoding aconitate hydratase yields MTTSNDTFGAKGTLEVGSNSYEIFRLSAVPGTEKLPYALKVLAENLLRTEDGANITADHIRAIAEWDPSADPSIEIQFTPARVIMQDFTGVPCVVDLATMREAVTTLGGDPNKVNPLSPADMVIDHSVILDVFGRADALERNVDLEYQRNGERYQFLRWGQGAFDDFKVVPPGMGIVHQVNIEYLAPTVMVRNGQAYPDTCVGTDSHTTMVNGLGVLGWGVGGIEAEAAMLGQPVSMLIPRVVGFKLTGEIQPGVTATDVVLTVTEMLRKHGVVGKFVEFYGAGVAEVPLANRATLGNMSPEFGSTAAIFPIDGETINYLRLTGRSDEQLALVEAYAKEQGMWHDAEREPTYSEYLELDLNTVVPSIAGPKRPQDRILLSESKVAFRKDIHSYTSDAEGAIAADTPHTQLDEAVEESFPASDPATLSFADDGAVDVTPSAASNAVGRPTKPVSVRSEERGDFVLDHGAVVVAGITSCTNTSNPSVMLGAALLARNAVEKGLTSKPWVKTNMAPGSQVVSDYYEKAGLWPYLEKLGFYLGGYGCTTCIGNTGPLPEEISAAINDNDLSVTAVLSGNRNFEGRISPDVKMNYLASPPLVIAYALAGTMDFDFETDPLGQDTEGNDVFLKDIWPSAQEIDDTIKSTISQDMFRKSYATIFDGDERWQNLDTPEGDTFAWDPNSTYVRKAPYFDGMEMEPAPVTDITGARVLALLGDSVTTDHISPAGPIKPGTPAAQYLDEHGVERKDYNSLGSRRGNHEVMIRGTFANIRLRNQLLDDVSGGYTRDFTQEGGPQAFIYDASRNYQAAGIPLVVLGGKEYGSGSSRDWAAKGTSLLGVRAVITESFERIHRSNLIGMGVIPLQFPAGESAASLGLTGTEVFDIAGITALNEGKTPKTLTVTATKEDGEKITFDAVVRIDTPGEADYYRNGGILQYVLRNMIRG; encoded by the coding sequence GTGACGACGAGTAACGATACCTTCGGCGCCAAGGGCACCCTCGAGGTCGGAAGCAACTCCTACGAGATCTTCCGGCTCTCGGCCGTGCCAGGCACCGAGAAACTCCCCTACGCCCTCAAGGTGCTCGCGGAGAACCTGCTGCGCACCGAGGACGGCGCCAACATCACCGCCGACCACATCCGCGCGATCGCGGAGTGGGATCCATCGGCCGACCCGAGCATCGAGATCCAGTTCACCCCGGCCCGGGTGATCATGCAGGACTTCACCGGCGTCCCCTGCGTGGTCGACCTGGCCACCATGCGCGAGGCCGTCACCACCCTCGGCGGCGACCCGAACAAGGTCAACCCGCTCTCCCCCGCCGACATGGTCATCGACCACTCGGTGATCCTCGACGTCTTCGGCCGCGCCGACGCGCTGGAGCGCAACGTCGACCTGGAGTACCAGCGCAACGGCGAGCGCTACCAGTTCCTGCGCTGGGGCCAGGGCGCCTTCGACGACTTCAAGGTCGTCCCGCCCGGCATGGGCATCGTGCACCAGGTGAACATCGAGTACCTGGCCCCGACCGTCATGGTCCGCAACGGCCAGGCCTACCCGGACACCTGCGTCGGCACCGACTCGCACACCACCATGGTCAACGGCCTCGGCGTGCTGGGCTGGGGCGTCGGCGGCATCGAGGCCGAGGCCGCCATGCTCGGCCAGCCGGTCTCCATGCTGATCCCGCGCGTGGTCGGCTTCAAGCTGACCGGTGAGATCCAGCCCGGCGTGACCGCGACCGACGTCGTGCTCACCGTCACCGAGATGCTGCGCAAGCACGGCGTCGTCGGCAAGTTCGTCGAGTTCTACGGCGCAGGCGTCGCCGAGGTGCCGCTGGCCAACCGCGCCACCCTCGGCAACATGAGCCCGGAGTTCGGCTCCACCGCCGCGATCTTCCCGATCGACGGCGAGACCATCAACTACCTGCGCCTCACCGGCCGCAGCGACGAGCAGCTCGCGCTCGTCGAGGCGTACGCGAAGGAGCAGGGGATGTGGCACGACGCCGAGCGCGAGCCCACCTACTCCGAGTACCTCGAGCTGGACCTGAACACCGTGGTGCCGTCGATCGCGGGCCCGAAGCGCCCGCAGGACCGGATCCTGCTCAGCGAGTCCAAGGTGGCGTTCCGCAAGGACATCCACAGCTACACCAGCGACGCCGAGGGCGCGATCGCCGCGGACACCCCGCACACCCAGCTGGACGAGGCGGTCGAGGAGTCCTTCCCGGCCAGCGACCCGGCCACGCTGTCCTTCGCCGACGACGGCGCGGTGGACGTGACCCCGTCCGCGGCGAGCAATGCCGTGGGCCGCCCGACCAAGCCGGTCAGCGTGCGCTCGGAAGAGCGCGGCGACTTCGTGCTCGACCACGGCGCCGTCGTGGTCGCGGGCATCACCTCCTGCACCAACACCTCGAACCCGTCGGTCATGCTCGGCGCCGCCCTGCTCGCCCGCAACGCGGTGGAGAAGGGGCTGACCAGCAAGCCGTGGGTGAAGACGAACATGGCGCCCGGCTCGCAGGTGGTCTCGGACTACTACGAGAAGGCGGGGCTCTGGCCCTACCTGGAGAAGCTCGGCTTCTACCTCGGCGGCTACGGCTGCACCACCTGCATCGGCAACACCGGGCCGCTGCCGGAGGAGATCTCCGCCGCGATCAACGACAACGACCTCTCGGTCACCGCGGTGCTCTCGGGCAACCGCAACTTCGAGGGCCGCATCTCCCCCGACGTGAAGATGAACTACCTGGCCTCGCCGCCGCTGGTCATCGCCTACGCGCTCGCGGGCACGATGGACTTCGATTTCGAGACCGACCCGCTCGGCCAGGACACCGAGGGCAACGACGTCTTCCTGAAGGACATCTGGCCCTCGGCCCAGGAGATCGACGACACCATCAAGTCGACGATCAGCCAGGACATGTTCCGCAAGTCCTACGCCACCATCTTCGACGGTGACGAGCGCTGGCAGAACCTGGACACCCCGGAGGGCGACACCTTCGCGTGGGACCCGAACTCGACCTACGTGCGCAAGGCGCCGTACTTCGACGGCATGGAGATGGAGCCGGCCCCGGTCACCGACATCACCGGCGCCCGCGTGCTCGCGCTGCTCGGCGACTCGGTGACCACCGACCACATCAGCCCGGCCGGGCCGATCAAGCCGGGCACCCCGGCCGCGCAGTACCTGGACGAGCACGGCGTCGAGCGCAAGGACTACAACTCCCTCGGCTCGCGGCGCGGCAACCACGAGGTGATGATCCGCGGCACCTTCGCCAACATCCGGCTGCGCAACCAGCTGCTGGACGACGTCTCGGGCGGCTACACCCGCGACTTCACCCAGGAGGGCGGCCCGCAGGCGTTCATCTACGACGCCTCGCGGAACTACCAGGCCGCGGGGATCCCGCTGGTCGTGCTCGGCGGGAAGGAGTACGGCTCCGGCTCCTCGCGGGACTGGGCGGCCAAGGGCACCAGCCTGCTCGGCGTGCGCGCGGTGATCACCGAGTCGTTCGAGCGGATCCACCGCTCGAACCTGATCGGCATGGGCGTCATCCCGCTGCAGTTCCCGGCGGGCGAGTCGGCCGCGTCGCTCGGGCTGACCGGCACCGAGGTGTTCGACATCGCCGGCATCACCGCGCTGAACGAGGGCAAGACCCCGAAGACGCTGACGGTGACCGCCACCAAGGAGGACGGCGAGAAGATCACCTTCGACGCGGTCGTCCGGATCGACACCCCCGGTGAGGCGGACTACTACCGCAACGGCGGCATCCTGCAGTACGTGCTGCGCAACATGATCCGCGGCTGA
- a CDS encoding DUF6676 family protein, protein MTNSVFGPMATGLPEGADLDEIRADLAGDHVAAPSGKDQSELADLVARVRADGIELSVVVVPGNPWHDSQLRDLATEVGKFEHGTVAVFSDDWIGTDSDSISRVRLEGAEDPAKYKGGDTAEAVGIFADRLEQPDGISWSVLTGVLIAITVLLVGGLAWLKARRRATEHAGPR, encoded by the coding sequence GTGACCAACTCGGTTTTCGGCCCCATGGCCACCGGCCTGCCCGAGGGCGCCGACCTCGACGAGATCCGCGCGGACCTGGCGGGCGATCACGTCGCCGCGCCGAGCGGCAAGGACCAGTCGGAGCTGGCCGATCTGGTGGCGCGGGTGCGGGCCGACGGCATCGAGCTGAGCGTGGTGGTGGTGCCGGGCAATCCGTGGCACGACTCGCAGCTGCGCGACCTGGCGACCGAGGTCGGCAAGTTCGAGCACGGCACCGTGGCGGTCTTCAGCGACGACTGGATCGGCACCGACAGCGACAGCATCAGCCGGGTCCGGCTGGAGGGCGCCGAGGACCCGGCCAAGTACAAGGGCGGCGACACCGCCGAGGCGGTCGGGATCTTCGCCGATCGGCTGGAGCAGCCCGATGGCATCTCCTGGTCGGTGCTGACCGGCGTGCTCATCGCGATCACCGTGCTGCTGGTCGGCGGGCTGGCCTGGCTCAAGGCCCGCAGGCGAGCCACGGAGCATGCGGGACCGCGCTGA
- a CDS encoding NlpC/P60 family protein produces the protein MRNSGKSKNGRPLRVAAGLLIAAVLLVGTGQAFAVPPPPPNPSDQDIARAGAQVDSGVTEVSGLVNDVALADQQLQVLDDAVARTREEVNKALVDLQNARDVADTAAAHVTDTVQSLSAAGDQVVRARSDFDDFATEAYTRPGATTMVSYLSAATPDAALDRAQVLDLVSKRQQSVLDGLRRAQIDQGNRNSEARQAKSIADATAADAEVKKDAAQDAVAAAGAELDRQTVQRNVLQQARDAAQGRLDAARSTVSGLQDQRAVWIDWDRQRKAEEAAIRAAATAAAARAAVDQAARDRAATLNQGSRPHTQLEATPSAPGKPKKPKPSSPSVHGSGAVETVVDRAMSQLGVTYAWGGGDEDGPTLGIKDGGVADEHGDYKKVGFDCSGLMLYAFAGIGVALPHYSGYQYNAGTRVPVEQRRRGDMLFWGAGGSQHVALYLGDGTMIEAPQSGDVVKVSPVRTGGIMPYAVRIVTG, from the coding sequence ATGCGTAACAGTGGCAAATCGAAGAATGGCCGTCCCCTACGTGTCGCTGCGGGATTGCTGATCGCCGCGGTGTTGCTGGTCGGCACCGGCCAGGCGTTCGCGGTGCCGCCCCCGCCGCCGAACCCGAGCGATCAGGACATCGCGCGGGCCGGGGCGCAGGTGGACTCCGGCGTCACCGAGGTGAGCGGCCTCGTCAACGACGTCGCCCTCGCCGACCAGCAGCTCCAGGTGCTCGACGACGCCGTCGCCCGCACCCGCGAGGAGGTCAACAAGGCGCTGGTCGACCTGCAGAACGCCAGGGACGTCGCGGACACCGCCGCCGCGCACGTGACCGACACCGTGCAGTCGCTCTCCGCCGCGGGCGACCAGGTGGTCAGGGCGCGCTCGGATTTCGACGACTTCGCCACCGAGGCCTACACCCGCCCCGGCGCGACCACGATGGTCAGCTACCTCTCCGCCGCCACCCCGGACGCCGCGCTGGACCGGGCCCAGGTGCTCGACCTGGTCTCCAAGCGGCAGCAGTCGGTGCTTGACGGGCTGCGCCGCGCGCAGATCGACCAGGGCAACCGCAACTCCGAGGCGCGGCAGGCGAAGTCGATCGCCGACGCGACGGCCGCCGACGCCGAGGTCAAGAAGGACGCGGCGCAGGACGCGGTGGCCGCGGCCGGCGCCGAGCTGGACCGGCAGACCGTACAGCGCAACGTCCTCCAGCAGGCGCGGGACGCCGCCCAGGGCAGGCTCGACGCCGCCCGCTCCACCGTCTCCGGCCTGCAGGACCAGCGCGCCGTCTGGATCGACTGGGATCGGCAGCGCAAGGCCGAGGAGGCGGCGATCAGAGCCGCCGCCACGGCCGCCGCCGCCCGCGCCGCCGTCGACCAGGCCGCGCGCGACCGCGCCGCCACACTGAACCAGGGCAGCAGGCCGCACACCCAGCTGGAGGCGACGCCGTCCGCGCCGGGCAAACCGAAGAAGCCGAAGCCCTCCTCGCCGTCGGTGCACGGCTCCGGCGCCGTCGAGACCGTGGTCGACCGGGCCATGTCCCAGCTCGGCGTCACCTACGCCTGGGGCGGCGGCGACGAGGACGGCCCCACCCTCGGGATCAAGGACGGCGGCGTCGCCGACGAGCACGGCGACTACAAGAAGGTCGGCTTCGACTGCTCCGGGCTGATGCTCTACGCCTTCGCCGGTATCGGGGTGGCGCTGCCGCACTACAGTGGCTACCAATACAACGCGGGTACCCGCGTCCCGGTCGAGCAGCGGCGCCGCGGCGACATGCTCTTCTGGGGTGCGGGCGGGAGTCAGCACGTCGCGCTCTACCTCGGCGACGGCACCATGATCGAAGCACCGCAGTCCGGTGACGTGGTCAAGGTGTCGCCGGTCCGTACGGGCGGGATCATGCCGTACGCGGTGCGCATCGTCACCGGCTGA
- a CDS encoding AAA family ATPase → MLVTSTDGVSGAGLAKEPPAPGSTLERDVQLLEKAIYEVKRVIVGQDRLVERLLVGVLARGHVLLEGVPGIAKTLAVETFATVVGGSFSRVQFTPDLVPTDLVGTRIYRQGREEFDTELGPVVANFVLADEINRAPAKVQSALLEVMAERHVSIGGKTYPMPDPFLVMATQNPIESEGVYPLPEAQRDRFLFKVVVDYPTVEEEREIIYRMGVTPPTASPILDPAELIRLQKVAASTFVHHALVDYVVRVIAATRKPLEFGMQDVASWIAYGASPRASLGIIAAARSVALIRGRDYVVPQDVVEVIPDVLRHRLVLSYDALADEVSPEDVIRRVLQTVGLPQVAPQAVAGSNGAGAPPAPAQQQPYQQQQGVPPQPAPQQHPQGAPVPQAAGNNQSQ, encoded by the coding sequence ATGTTGGTGACTTCGACGGATGGTGTGAGCGGGGCAGGACTAGCGAAGGAACCGCCAGCACCCGGAAGCACCCTCGAGCGTGACGTGCAGCTCCTCGAAAAGGCGATCTACGAGGTCAAGCGGGTCATCGTGGGGCAGGACCGGCTCGTCGAGCGGCTGCTCGTCGGCGTGCTCGCGCGCGGCCACGTGCTGCTGGAGGGCGTGCCCGGCATCGCCAAGACGCTCGCCGTCGAGACCTTCGCCACCGTGGTCGGCGGCTCCTTCTCCCGGGTGCAGTTCACCCCGGACCTGGTCCCGACCGACCTCGTCGGCACCAGGATCTACCGCCAGGGCCGCGAGGAGTTCGACACCGAGCTCGGCCCGGTGGTCGCGAACTTCGTGCTCGCCGACGAGATCAACCGCGCGCCCGCCAAGGTGCAGTCGGCGCTGCTCGAGGTGATGGCCGAGCGGCACGTCTCGATCGGCGGCAAGACCTACCCGATGCCCGATCCGTTCCTGGTCATGGCGACCCAGAACCCGATCGAGAGCGAGGGCGTCTACCCGCTGCCCGAGGCGCAGCGCGACCGCTTCCTCTTCAAGGTCGTGGTGGATTACCCCACGGTCGAGGAGGAGCGCGAGATCATCTACCGGATGGGCGTCACCCCGCCCACCGCCTCCCCGATCCTCGACCCCGCCGAGCTGATCCGGCTGCAGAAGGTCGCGGCGAGCACCTTCGTGCACCACGCGCTGGTCGACTACGTGGTCCGGGTGATCGCCGCGACCCGCAAGCCGCTGGAGTTCGGCATGCAGGACGTCGCGAGCTGGATCGCCTACGGCGCCTCGCCGCGCGCCAGCCTCGGCATCATCGCCGCCGCCCGCTCGGTGGCGCTGATCCGCGGCCGCGACTACGTGGTCCCGCAGGACGTCGTCGAGGTGATCCCGGACGTGCTGCGGCACCGGCTGGTGCTCTCCTACGACGCGCTGGCCGACGAGGTCTCGCCGGAGGACGTGATCCGCCGGGTGCTGCAGACCGTCGGGCTGCCGCAGGTCGCCCCGCAGGCGGTCGCGGGCAGCAACGGCGCGGGCGCCCCGCCCGCACCCGCCCAGCAGCAGCCGTACCAGCAGCAGCAGGGCGTGCCGCCGCAGCCCGCGCCGCAGCAGCATCCGCAGGGCGCGCCGGTTCCGCAGGCCGCCGGCAACAACCAGTCGCAGTGA
- a CDS encoding DUF58 domain-containing protein, with the protein MPNPNSAPPSFRAGELTDPKLTAALKTLELTVRRRLDGVLHGDHLGLIPGPGSEPGEARIYQPGDDVRQMDWSVTARTTNPHVRQMIADRELETWIVVDLSASLDFGTALCQKRDLAIAAAAAVTHLTSGGGNRIGAVVATGDRLVRIPARSGRVHAQSLLRDIATTPHAADGVRGDLKAGIESLRRPQRKRGLAVIISDFLGDIDWQRSLRAISARHDLLAVEVLDPRDLTLPDVGDIVLHDPETGRTREFSVTSTLRADYAAAAEQHRAQVEQALRSCGAPVLPLRTDRDWIADVVRFVSTRRHSFGAPTGGVPRQ; encoded by the coding sequence GTGCCGAACCCGAATAGTGCCCCGCCCTCGTTCCGGGCCGGTGAACTCACCGACCCGAAGCTGACGGCGGCGCTGAAGACGCTCGAGCTCACCGTGCGGCGCCGGCTCGACGGCGTGCTGCACGGCGACCACCTCGGGCTGATCCCCGGCCCCGGCTCGGAGCCGGGGGAGGCGCGGATCTACCAGCCCGGCGACGACGTGCGCCAGATGGACTGGTCGGTCACCGCCCGCACCACCAACCCCCACGTCAGGCAGATGATCGCCGACCGCGAGCTGGAGACCTGGATCGTGGTCGACCTCTCCGCCAGCCTCGACTTCGGCACCGCGCTGTGCCAGAAGCGCGATCTGGCGATCGCCGCCGCGGCCGCCGTCACCCACCTGACCAGCGGCGGCGGCAACCGGATCGGCGCGGTCGTCGCGACCGGCGACCGGCTGGTGCGGATTCCCGCGCGCAGCGGGCGGGTGCACGCGCAGTCGCTGCTGCGCGACATCGCCACCACCCCGCACGCCGCCGACGGCGTCCGCGGCGACCTGAAGGCCGGCATCGAATCGCTGCGCAGGCCGCAGCGCAAGCGCGGGCTCGCGGTGATCATCAGCGACTTCCTCGGCGATATCGACTGGCAGCGCTCGCTGCGCGCCATCTCGGCGCGGCACGACCTGCTCGCCGTCGAGGTGCTCGACCCGCGCGACCTGACCCTGCCCGACGTCGGCGACATCGTGCTGCACGACCCGGAGACCGGGCGCACCCGCGAGTTCAGCGTCACCAGCACCCTGCGGGCCGACTACGCGGCCGCCGCGGAGCAGCACCGCGCCCAGGTGGAGCAGGCGCTGCGCAGCTGCGGCGCGCCGGTGCTCCCGCTGCGTACCGACCGGGACTGGATCGCCGACGTGGTCCGGTTCGTGTCCACCCGGCGCCACAGCTTCGGCGCCCCGACCGGCGGGGTGCCTCGGCAGTGA